A section of the Osmia lignaria lignaria isolate PbOS001 chromosome 16, iyOsmLign1, whole genome shotgun sequence genome encodes:
- the LOC117601052 gene encoding lysophosphatidylserine lipase ABHD12 isoform X2: MCNNHHLNCKCIHQTTIRLIRHLIWVMAVTIIIYFVIFGLLPVIFHYSCTIQRKILFSNFVQWPLNVDFSNPESVGMKGTRNFYLTTDQQVKIGLWQVLPQSLLNNTNITADDDYEDILRNAKQPVFLYMHGNSGNRASSHRLELYKLFQSLDYHVIAFDYRGYGDSEEAELSESGVVTDSKYILEWLLKLVNNTAPVFVWGHSLGTGVSTHVLALLAIENIQPAGLFLESPFNNIADELSEHPLSQVFKHLPWFHWVIVEPFYNNYLRFESDKHIEKIQCPIMILHAEDDGIVPFSLGEKLFKSAINYHGNSTNRIQFIRIDASYGFGHKYICRYKELPNIIKTFISVPHEKY, translated from the exons ATGTGCAATAACCATCatttaaattgtaaatgtaTACATCAAACTACTATAAGATTAATAAG ACACTTAATTTGGGTAATGGCAGTAACAATAATTATATACTTTGTAATATTTGGACTACTGCctgttatatttcattattcttgcACTATACAAAGAAAGAtactattttcaaattttg taCAATGGCCACTTAATGTAGATTTTTCAAATCCAGAGTCAGTTGGAATGAAAGGaacaagaaatttttatttaacaacagATCAACAAGTAAAAATAGGATTGTG gcAGGTGCTACCTCaatctttattaaataataccAATATTACAGCAGATGATGATTATGAAGATATTTTAAGGAATGCTAAGCAACCAGTTTTTCTTTATATGCATGGTAATAGTGGTAATAGAGCAAGTAGTCATCGCCTCgaactttataaattatttcagtCTTTAGATTATCATGTTATAGCCTTTGATTATAGAG GCTATGGTGATAGCGAAGAAGCAGAGCTCTCTGAATCAGGTGTAGTTACTGATAGCAAATATATCCTTGAATGGTTGCTGAAATTAGTGAATAATACAGCTCCTGTCTTTGTATGGGGACATTCTTTAGGCACTGG GGTCTCTACTCATGTACTAGCATTATTAGCAATAGAAAATATCCAGCCTGCAGGGTTATTTTTAGAATCGCCATTTAATAATATTGCAGATGAATTAAGTGAACACCCTCTGTCACAG GTGTTTAAACATTTACCGTGGTTTCATTGGGTAATAGTTGAaccattttataacaattatcTTCGATTTGAATCAGACAAACATATAGAAAAGATTCAATGTCCTATTATGATATTACATGCAGAAGATGATGGTATTGTACCATTTTCGTTAGGTGAAAAG ttattTAAATCAGCTATAAATTATCACGGTAACAGTACAAATCGTATTCAATTTATACGAATAGATGCATCATATGGTTTCGGCCACAAATACATATGTCGTTACAAGGAATTACCTAATATAATTAA AACATTTATAAGCGTACCACATGAGAAGTACTAG
- the LOC117601052 gene encoding lysophosphatidylserine lipase ABHD12 isoform X1, translating into MQSTFLLSTILPVSTILDNWYLGIHLIWVMAVTIIIYFVIFGLLPVIFHYSCTIQRKILFSNFVQWPLNVDFSNPESVGMKGTRNFYLTTDQQVKIGLWQVLPQSLLNNTNITADDDYEDILRNAKQPVFLYMHGNSGNRASSHRLELYKLFQSLDYHVIAFDYRGYGDSEEAELSESGVVTDSKYILEWLLKLVNNTAPVFVWGHSLGTGVSTHVLALLAIENIQPAGLFLESPFNNIADELSEHPLSQVFKHLPWFHWVIVEPFYNNYLRFESDKHIEKIQCPIMILHAEDDGIVPFSLGEKLFKSAINYHGNSTNRIQFIRIDASYGFGHKYICRYKELPNIIKTFISVPHEKY; encoded by the exons ATGCAATCAACTTTTCTACTATCAACAATATTGCCCGTTTCCACCATTCTTGATAACTGGTATTTAGGAAT ACACTTAATTTGGGTAATGGCAGTAACAATAATTATATACTTTGTAATATTTGGACTACTGCctgttatatttcattattcttgcACTATACAAAGAAAGAtactattttcaaattttg taCAATGGCCACTTAATGTAGATTTTTCAAATCCAGAGTCAGTTGGAATGAAAGGaacaagaaatttttatttaacaacagATCAACAAGTAAAAATAGGATTGTG gcAGGTGCTACCTCaatctttattaaataataccAATATTACAGCAGATGATGATTATGAAGATATTTTAAGGAATGCTAAGCAACCAGTTTTTCTTTATATGCATGGTAATAGTGGTAATAGAGCAAGTAGTCATCGCCTCgaactttataaattatttcagtCTTTAGATTATCATGTTATAGCCTTTGATTATAGAG GCTATGGTGATAGCGAAGAAGCAGAGCTCTCTGAATCAGGTGTAGTTACTGATAGCAAATATATCCTTGAATGGTTGCTGAAATTAGTGAATAATACAGCTCCTGTCTTTGTATGGGGACATTCTTTAGGCACTGG GGTCTCTACTCATGTACTAGCATTATTAGCAATAGAAAATATCCAGCCTGCAGGGTTATTTTTAGAATCGCCATTTAATAATATTGCAGATGAATTAAGTGAACACCCTCTGTCACAG GTGTTTAAACATTTACCGTGGTTTCATTGGGTAATAGTTGAaccattttataacaattatcTTCGATTTGAATCAGACAAACATATAGAAAAGATTCAATGTCCTATTATGATATTACATGCAGAAGATGATGGTATTGTACCATTTTCGTTAGGTGAAAAG ttattTAAATCAGCTATAAATTATCACGGTAACAGTACAAATCGTATTCAATTTATACGAATAGATGCATCATATGGTTTCGGCCACAAATACATATGTCGTTACAAGGAATTACCTAATATAATTAA AACATTTATAAGCGTACCACATGAGAAGTACTAG
- the LOC117601052 gene encoding lysophosphatidylserine lipase ABHD12 isoform X3, whose amino-acid sequence MLYWLPKKRFKKRHLIWVMAVTIIIYFVIFGLLPVIFHYSCTIQRKILFSNFVQWPLNVDFSNPESVGMKGTRNFYLTTDQQVKIGLWQVLPQSLLNNTNITADDDYEDILRNAKQPVFLYMHGNSGNRASSHRLELYKLFQSLDYHVIAFDYRGYGDSEEAELSESGVVTDSKYILEWLLKLVNNTAPVFVWGHSLGTGVSTHVLALLAIENIQPAGLFLESPFNNIADELSEHPLSQVFKHLPWFHWVIVEPFYNNYLRFESDKHIEKIQCPIMILHAEDDGIVPFSLGEKLFKSAINYHGNSTNRIQFIRIDASYGFGHKYICRYKELPNIIKTFISVPHEKY is encoded by the exons atgttaTATTGGTTACCAAAGAAACGCTTTAAAAAAAG ACACTTAATTTGGGTAATGGCAGTAACAATAATTATATACTTTGTAATATTTGGACTACTGCctgttatatttcattattcttgcACTATACAAAGAAAGAtactattttcaaattttg taCAATGGCCACTTAATGTAGATTTTTCAAATCCAGAGTCAGTTGGAATGAAAGGaacaagaaatttttatttaacaacagATCAACAAGTAAAAATAGGATTGTG gcAGGTGCTACCTCaatctttattaaataataccAATATTACAGCAGATGATGATTATGAAGATATTTTAAGGAATGCTAAGCAACCAGTTTTTCTTTATATGCATGGTAATAGTGGTAATAGAGCAAGTAGTCATCGCCTCgaactttataaattatttcagtCTTTAGATTATCATGTTATAGCCTTTGATTATAGAG GCTATGGTGATAGCGAAGAAGCAGAGCTCTCTGAATCAGGTGTAGTTACTGATAGCAAATATATCCTTGAATGGTTGCTGAAATTAGTGAATAATACAGCTCCTGTCTTTGTATGGGGACATTCTTTAGGCACTGG GGTCTCTACTCATGTACTAGCATTATTAGCAATAGAAAATATCCAGCCTGCAGGGTTATTTTTAGAATCGCCATTTAATAATATTGCAGATGAATTAAGTGAACACCCTCTGTCACAG GTGTTTAAACATTTACCGTGGTTTCATTGGGTAATAGTTGAaccattttataacaattatcTTCGATTTGAATCAGACAAACATATAGAAAAGATTCAATGTCCTATTATGATATTACATGCAGAAGATGATGGTATTGTACCATTTTCGTTAGGTGAAAAG ttattTAAATCAGCTATAAATTATCACGGTAACAGTACAAATCGTATTCAATTTATACGAATAGATGCATCATATGGTTTCGGCCACAAATACATATGTCGTTACAAGGAATTACCTAATATAATTAA AACATTTATAAGCGTACCACATGAGAAGTACTAG
- the ox gene encoding ubiquinol-cytochrome C reductase complex subunit oxen, with amino-acid sequence MASAIYNLLFKRTSTVVVVILASSFVFERSVNVFSDKMFESINKGKLWKDIKDNYGA; translated from the exons ATGGCCAGTGCTATATACAACCTTCTGTTCAAACGAACTTCGACAGTCGTTGTAGTTATATTAGCAAGTAGTTTCGTATTTGAGCGATCGGTTAATGTATTTTCGGATAAAATGTTTGAGAGCATTAATAAGGGG AAACTttggaaagatataaaagacAACTATGGAGCATAG
- the Fancm gene encoding FA complementation group M isoform X2, with the protein MKHVQTLGYVAVVLCIATLAIGCCESKRAVDANRTKVADFEGSVNHDEDEDDFVPYQGERFNVFDWTLFRVMSKRYDENLLLSPISLKIALVLLYEGAQDNTAHELAAGMQLPATRTATRDKFSTILRSLQATSPSYSLNIGTRIYTDSNILIRQRYEAIVKTFYNTDVIVANMSDSQPLVREINRWVSNVTEGNIEKIIENESSVKESLMLIVNALYFKGSWRRRYFPPENTRVGKFYKNGNESVDVPFMRAFGRFYFSESPELDAKILRIPYDGHKFAMYLLLPRTQNGIEQLVADVNPFILARHVWLMQDLPVDVSIPKFKFEFSSHLESVLRQLGIRNIFDDTATLTGIARTKRTSKHLKVSNILQKAGIEVNENGTTAYVATEIELGNKIGEETFHANRPFLFYIEDESTGTITYMGKIMNPLITSGSTGSSNQTILSKFGTPVVNTDSILQMGFNAEDRNNLFNAYFSQVLSKEHDENLVSSPASVKAVLTMLMEGANGKTRQEILSELRLPNEESRIREITQRTYASLKRKENGTEIDLATRLWIDENLHVLDSYKNILQSHYRGDVQNINFIDSQKTARLINDWVRQATRSVVSSPLVNNIQPDTRMILTSIIYFKGCWLKAFDPMKTGLQCFYIPNGECRKTHFMQHKSTYRYAYISSIEAHILEIPYSDGKTSMLTIMPNEREKDPHLRILSKDLATIPISAMLANLRERDVTIYLPKFKIENNLNLMSTLQHLGIESVFRFDANLTNIVSNGSVRVTDILQKIKIELDEEGTLAAADTEVGYQLLSSWSNDVKMDRPFLFLIIDSITNTTLFFGHFIEPL; encoded by the exons ATGAAGCACGTCCAAACGTTGG GCTACGTGGCGGTGGTCCTGTGCATCGCGACGCTTGCGATCGGATGCTGCGAATCCAAGCGAGCTGTTGACGCGAACAGGACGAAGGTCGCCGATTTTGAGGGGTCCGTGAAccacgacgaggacgaggatgACTTTGTACCCTATCAAGGAGAACGTTTCAACGTATTCGATTGGACATTGTTCAGA GTAATGAGTAAAAGGTACGATGAAAATCTTCTTCTATCGCCGATATCGTTGAAGATTGCATTGGTACTTTTGTACGAAGGAGCTCAAGACAACACTGCTCATGAACTAGCCGCAGGGATGCAGTTACCTGCTACCCGAACGGCTACCCGGGACAAGTTCTCCACTATTTTACGTTCCCTACAG GCTACCTCTCCATCATACAGTTTGAATATTGGGACACGAATTTACACGGATTCGAATATTTTGATTAGACAACGATACGAGGCTATCGTGAAAACCTTTTACAACACCGATGTGATTGTCGCGAATATGTCGGACTCGCAACCTCTCGTTCGGGAGATAAACAGATGGGTCAGCAATGTTACAGAGGGTAACATCGAGAAGATTATAGAAAATG AGAGCAGCGTAAAGGAGTCGCTGATGCTGATAGTGAACGCACTCTATTTCAAAGGCTCATGGCGACGCAGATACTTCCCTCCGGAGAACACACGAGTTgggaaattctataaaaatggcAACGAATCGGTAGACGTGCCATTTATGCGCGCATTCGGCAGATTCTACTTCTCCGAGTCTCCCGAGTTAGACGCAAAGATTTTACGGATTCCGTATGAC GGACACAAATTCGCCATGTACCTTTTACTACCTCGTACTCAGAATGGTATCGAGCAACTTGTCGCCGATGTTAATCCTTTTATCCTGGCGCGACACGTGTGGTTGATGCAGGATCTGCCTGTTGATGTGTCCATCccgaaatttaaatttgaattttccagTCATTTGGAATCCGTGCTTCGTCAG CTTGGTATTCGCAATATCTTTGACGACACAGCTACATTAACTGGTATAGCCCGCACTAAAAGAACTTCCAAACACCTGAAAGTCTCGAATATATTGCAAAAGGCTGGAATAGAAGTGAACGAGAATGGAACGACGGCTTACGTTGCCACCG AAATCGAACTTGGGAATAAAATCGGGGAAGAAACGTTCCATGCGAATCGCCCCTTCTTATTTTATATAGAAGACGAATCTACAGGAACCATCACTTACATGGGCAAGATAATGAATCCTTTAATTACGAGCGGCAGTACTGGCAGTTCGAATCAAACTATTCTATCTAAATTTGGCACACCAGTAGTGAACACAG ACTCGATCTTGCAGATGGGCTTTAATGCCGAAGATAGGAATAATCTCTTCAATGCATACTTCTCACAg GTTCTCAGTAAGGAACACGATGAAAATCTAGTATCATCACCAGCGAGTGTTAAAGCGGTTCTAACGATGCTAATGGAAGGAGCGAATGGTAAAACGAGACAAGAGATTCTTTCGGAATTAAGATTACCTAATGAGGAATCGCGTATAAGAGAAATCACCCAACGTACCTACGCATCCCTAAAG agaaaagaaaatggcaCAGAAATTGATCTAGCTACCCGATTGTGGATAGATGAAAACTTACATGTACTGGAcagttataaaaatattttgcaatcaCACTACAGAGGAGACgttcaaaatataaattttatagatTCTCAAAAGACTGCGCGTCTTATTAATGACTGGGTCCGTCAAGCAACGCGCAGCGTAGTTTCTTCACCCTTGGTTAACAACATACAACCTGACACCCGTATGATACTGACTTCTATTATCTATTTCAAAGGATGCTGGTTGAAAGCGTTCGATCCAATGAAAACGGGATTGCAATGTTTTTATATCCCTAATGGGGAATGCAGAAAAACGCATTTCATGCAGCATAAGTCCACGTATCGATATGCGTACATATCCTCCATTGAAGCGCATATTTTAGAAATTCCGTACTCG GATGGTAAAACGTCGATGTTAACGATCATGccaaatgaaagagaaaaagaccCACATCTTCGAATATTGTCCAAAGATTTAGCTACCATTCCTATATCTGCGATGCTAGCAAACTTAAGGGAAAGAGACGTCACTATATATCTTCCAAAATTTAAGATTGAGAACAATCTTAATTTAATGTCCACCTTACAACAC CTGGGGATTGAAAGTGTATTCAGATTTGATGCAAATTTAACTAACATAGTTTCCAACGGTTCGGTACGTGTGACAGATATCCTACAGAAGATTAAAATAGAACTAGACGAAGAAGGAACGTTAGCGGCAGCTGATACTG AAGTTGGATATCAGCTGCTTTCATCGTGGAGTAACGACGTTAAGATGGATAGACCTTTCCTCTTCCTCATCATCGATTCCATCACAAATACAACGCTATTTTTTGGTCATTTCATCGAACCACTATAA